Proteins encoded by one window of Rhodospirillaceae bacterium:
- a CDS encoding tRNA (guanosine(46)-N7)-methyltransferase TrmB, whose amino-acid sequence MRHGRAALVHDLLPVFCIDLVEEADGTVRQLNLAQMFGDEVKEIWLEVGFGSGENLVACAKHNPQVGIIGCDPFFEGVGKLISQIDTEKLENIRIYPGDARALLRALPPSCLSKLFALFPDPWPKRRHHKRRLFQTSFLDSVAGSLQDDGEVVFSTDHAEYARWVLGLFLESPYFAWEVRSADDWLQHPIGVVSTRYELKALREGRRSLFLRFRRKGFALSSGGKSCLG is encoded by the coding sequence ATGAGACACGGTAGGGCAGCTTTGGTCCACGACCTGCTGCCTGTTTTTTGCATTGATTTAGTTGAAGAGGCGGACGGTACGGTCCGACAGCTAAACTTGGCACAGATGTTCGGCGATGAGGTGAAAGAGATTTGGTTGGAAGTGGGGTTTGGAAGTGGAGAGAACCTGGTTGCATGTGCTAAGCATAATCCCCAAGTGGGTATTATCGGGTGCGACCCGTTTTTTGAGGGCGTTGGAAAGCTGATATCACAAATAGATACAGAAAAATTAGAAAATATTCGTATTTATCCCGGGGATGCTCGGGCCCTTCTTCGAGCTTTACCTCCGTCCTGTCTTTCCAAGTTGTTCGCATTATTCCCAGACCCTTGGCCAAAGAGACGTCACCATAAGAGGCGATTGTTTCAGACAAGCTTTCTTGATTCTGTTGCTGGGTCTCTGCAGGATGATGGGGAAGTTGTTTTTTCAACCGACCATGCTGAATACGCACGCTGGGTGCTTGGCTTATTTTTGGAAAGCCCGTATTTTGCATGGGAGGTGAGATCAGCAGACGATTGGTTACAGCATCCTATAGGTGTTGTGAGTACGCGCTATGAGTTGAAGGCGCTTCGCGAAGGGAGGCGAAGCCTATTCTTAAGGTTTCGGCGTAAAGGGTTCGCCCTCTCTTCAGGAGGAAAAAGTTGTCTGGGCTAA
- a CDS encoding methionine adenosyltransferase, which translates to MSESNYLFTSESVSEGHPDKVCDLISDSIVDRYLSEDPEARVAVETMATTNLVMIAGETRGPEISPDEIERVARQAVRDIGYEQKGFHWRDSDVQVRLHSQSADIAVGVDSAGNKDEGAGDQGMMFGYACRETEALMPATIFYSHKILQLLAERRHSGELEGIGPDSKSQVTLRYIDGQPVGATSVVVSTQHDPSLDQDRVREIVRPEVEKVLPAGWMCPEDEFYVNPTGRFVVGGPDGDCGLTGRKIIVDTYGGAAPHGGGAFSGKDPTKVDRSAAYAARYLAKNVVAAGLADKCTIQLAYAIGIAKPLSVYVNTYGTGSVGEAILAQAIQGAMDLSPRGIREHLKLNKPIYARTAAYGHFGREPDSEGGFSWEECDLVHKLTSLTV; encoded by the coding sequence ATGTCTGAATCAAACTATTTATTTACTAGTGAGTCTGTGTCTGAGGGCCATCCGGACAAGGTTTGTGATTTAATCTCAGACTCTATCGTTGATCGGTACTTGAGTGAGGACCCGGAGGCTAGAGTGGCGGTTGAAACAATGGCCACTACAAATCTAGTTATGATTGCTGGAGAAACCCGTGGACCTGAGATAAGCCCCGACGAAATTGAGCGGGTTGCGAGGCAGGCCGTGAGAGATATTGGTTACGAACAAAAGGGGTTTCACTGGCGAGATTCAGACGTACAGGTTCGTCTGCACAGTCAGTCTGCCGATATCGCAGTTGGCGTGGACTCTGCTGGAAATAAGGACGAGGGTGCCGGAGACCAGGGAATGATGTTTGGCTATGCTTGTCGGGAAACAGAGGCGTTAATGCCCGCGACAATTTTTTACAGCCATAAAATTCTGCAGTTGTTGGCCGAGAGGAGGCACTCTGGAGAGCTCGAGGGGATTGGGCCAGACTCCAAGAGCCAAGTAACATTGAGATATATTGATGGCCAGCCAGTTGGAGCAACTTCTGTTGTTGTTTCCACCCAACATGATCCATCCCTAGATCAGGATCGGGTGAGGGAGATTGTACGGCCAGAGGTTGAGAAGGTGCTGCCCGCGGGATGGATGTGTCCGGAGGATGAATTTTATGTTAACCCCACAGGAAGGTTCGTTGTTGGGGGCCCTGACGGCGATTGTGGCCTGACAGGTAGAAAAATAATTGTGGACACATATGGCGGTGCAGCTCCCCACGGGGGAGGGGCTTTCTCGGGAAAAGATCCTACCAAGGTTGATCGGTCGGCAGCCTATGCTGCCCGATATCTTGCTAAAAATGTGGTTGCCGCGGGTTTAGCAGATAAATGTACTATTCAATTGGCCTACGCTATTGGTATTGCTAAACCTTTGTCAGTGTACGTTAATACTTATGGTACAGGCTCTGTGGGAGAGGCCATTTTGGCCCAGGCNATACAGGGGGCTATGGATCTTTCCCCCCGCGGTATTCGCGAGCATCTTAAGCTAAATAAGCCCATTTATGCTCGGACTGCGGCGTATGGCCATTTTGGAAGAGAGCCCGACTCTGAAGGAGGCTTTTCGTGGGAGGAATGTGATTTGGTTCACAAGCTTACCTCCCTTACTGTTTGA